A stretch of the Pleurodeles waltl isolate 20211129_DDA chromosome 2_1, aPleWal1.hap1.20221129, whole genome shotgun sequence genome encodes the following:
- the LOC138259804 gene encoding protocadherin-20-like codes for MLVGNIGTQINVGHSPGATPSYILLNGEDYFSLNIDSGDLYTKRRFNREALCPHETLNVCTMQVDAIISSDHYSEFVKLKILILDVNDNAPYFPEKYIVVHVPEDTEVGSRFVVDHTATDLDIQENAALQYHLENSGGVFSLDQGTATLLVVLENSVDREFQSSYQMMLIATDGGMLPLSGSAVLTIHIDDVNDHCPAFASKEIVVNVPKNASMNSIVVQLLATDEDYGEHAEIHYTYSNRVLETSQKLFHLNSKTGIITLSSLIDDEATPQHKLTVLATGLGCAPAVVFISINIYQVVTRAPKLELRFIAEQKDEAVYLREDYPLNAVFAILEVIDPDHTVLEPCYISGETPFYLKPYDKSQNMYGVAVAKDLDYEREKYYNVTIIAKDGFVRNLLHQITLRVNIEDVNDNDPQFTLSLFETSIRENNEPGAFVIKVSAADADGGQSGGISYHLGEKAPSVFALDSSSGILTARADLDRERDARYTFLVIAVDQGVPPRSSTCTVVINVLDENDNAPLLQTDITFFIPEDFPGFGEVGVINVTDVDAGQNGEILIAILNATAMFMMNGTRVILNQNASVDYEKEQTYIFWVNASDRGYPPQSSTAKVAVFILDTNDNFPIIVLPESNFSYVLVLPNASRGSAIAKVHAIDYDDGLNGDVSYSMLNAGVPTSDLFGVETATGNIILEKEIQSIHCGLYQLLVKASDHGHPMPLYSIVQINIILNSSISNRSYFESLIMAQTNFSDKGHPIKLSPCPHTPPASLFALHITVPAAVGVTTVSSVFCICGFFMFFHARKRSSQRNNKKIDIELPLRINREYPSKDWNDVQ; via the coding sequence ATGTTGGTTGGCAACATAGGGACCCAAATCAATGTAGGGCATTCACCTGGAGCTACACCATCCTACATACTTCTGAATGGAGAGGATTATTTCAGCCTCAACATAGACAGTGGCGATCTCTACACAAAAAGACGCTTTAACAGGGAAGCACTGTGCCCACACGAAACGTTAAATGTGTGCACAATGCAAGTGGATGCCATTATCTCATCAGACCACTACTCAGAATTTGTCAAGCTGAAAATTTTGATTCTGGACGTCAATGATAATGCACCTTACTTCCCAGAAAAATACATAGTTGTTCATGTGCCAGAAGACACAGAGGTGGGCTCGCGGTTTGTTGTTGATCATACTGCCACTGATTTGGATATTCAAGAGAACGCCGCCCTACAATACCATTTAGAAAACAGTGGTGGGGTGTTCAGTTTGGATCAAGGAACTGCAACACTCTTGGTTGTTCTAGAGAACTCTGTTGATCGCGAGTTTCAAAGTAGCTATCAAATGATGCTAATAGCTACAGATGGTGGGATGCTCCCTTTGTCTGGAAGTGCTGTGTTGACTATTCATATCGATGATGTGAATGACCATTGCCCTGCATTCGCTTCCAAAGAAATAGTAGTGAATGTTCCTAAAAACGCCTCTATGAACAGCATTGTTGTCCAGCTCTTGGCAACAGACGAAGATTATGGAGAGCATGCTGAAATACACTACACTTACAGTAACAGAGTTTTGGAAACATCCCAAAAACTTTTCCACTTGAACAGCAAAACAGGAATTATCACATTGTCTTCACTAATAGATGATGAAGCTACTCCGCAGCACAAACTTACAGTTTTAGCCACCGGTCTTGGTTGTGCCCCGGCAGTGGTTTTCATCAGTATAAACATCTACCAGGTGGTAACAAGGGCACCAAAACTGGAGCTTAGATTTATTGCTGAACAAAAGGATGAGGCGGTTTATTTAAGAGAAGATTACCCTCTTAATGCAGTCTTTGCAATATTAGAAGTTATAGACCCAGACCACACTGTATTAGAGCCATGCTATATTTCTGGGGAGACGCCTTTCTACCTAAAGCCGTATGACAAGTCACAGAATATGTATGGGGTGGCTGTAGCGAAAGACCTCGACTACGAACGAGAGAAGTACTACAACGTGACCATAATTGCAAAGGATGGTTTTGTTCGAAACCTACTTCACCAAATCACCCTACGAGTCAATATTGAAGATGTTAATGACAATGACCCCCAGTTCACACTCAGCCTGTTCGAAACATCCATCCGGGAAAATAATGAGCCCGGAGCATTTGTCATTAAAGTTTCTGCAGCGGATGCAGACGGCGGGCAGAGCGGAGGAATCAGCTATCACCTTGGAGAGAAGGCTCCATCTGTGTTTGCGCTTGATAGCTCCTCCGGGATCCTCACCGCGCGCGCTGACCTTGACAGGGAAAGAGACGCACGTTATACATTTTTAGTGATAGCCGTGGACCAGGGAGTTCCTCCGAGGAGCAGCACTTGCACAGTAGTTATTAATGTCTTAGATGAAAATGATAATGCACCTCTACTTCAGACAGACATAACTTTTTTCATTCCAGAAGACTTTCCTGGCTTCGGAGAAGTTGGCGTCATTAACGTTACTGATGTCGACGCGGGTCAGAACGGTGAAATTCTGATTGCTATTTTGAATGCCACAGCGATGTTTATGATGAACGGCACACGTGTTATTTTGAATCAAAACGCATCTGTAGACTACGAAAAGGAGCAGACGTATATCTTTTGGGTCAATGCGAGTGATCGGGGTTATCCGCCTCAATCGTCGACAGCCAAAGTGGCTGTTTTCATTTTAGATACGAATGACAATTTCCCAATAATTGTACTTCCAGAATCGAACTTTTCTTATGTGTTGGTGCTTCCAAACGCTTCCAGAGGTTCGGCCATTGCTAAAGTCCATGCTATTGATTATGATGATGGACTGAACGGGGATGTTTCCTATAGTATGCTGAACGCAGGCGTGCCAACGTCAGATCTATTTGGAGTTGAAACAGCCACGGGCAACATTATATTAGAGAAAGAAATCCAGAGCATTCATTGCGGACTTTATCAGCTGCTTGTTAAAGCAAGTGATCACGGACACCCCATGCCACTTTATTCCATTGTCCAGATCAACATTATCCTAAATTCTAGCATAAGCAACAGGAGCTACTTCGAGTCTCTGATCATGGCTCAAACAAACTTCAGCGACAAAGGTCACCCAATTAAGTTAAGCCCGTGCCCACATACACCCCCTGCGTCTCTTTTCGCCCTACATATCACTGTACCGGCTGCCGTAGGGGTTACGACAGTTTCTTCCGTGTTTTGCATCTGTGGTTTCTTTATGTTCTTTCATGCAAGAAAAAGGAGTTCGCAGAGGAATAATAAGAAAATAGATATAGAACTTCCACTGAGAATAAACCGCGAATATCCGTCAAAGGACTGGAATGATGTGCAATGA